In one Bacteroidales bacterium WCE2004 genomic region, the following are encoded:
- a CDS encoding NAD+ synthase (glutamine-hydrolysing), with the protein MKRLGLIRVAAAMPRVHVADPAANAKEILGLCKQLAAQRPSVIVFPELSITGYTCADLFGQNRLLDDAERAVAEVVAKSAKTDAMIVFGAPLRHAGRLFNCAVAARGGRILGIVPKTYLAGNGEFYEPRWFASAKVLPLSGVRVRYAGQDDILLGTRQLFRVGGALAGIEICQDLWVPVPPCSQAALAGAQLLLNLSASNDYLFKHEYRKSLVSATASRLYAAYVYCSCAEGESTQDLVWSGASLICENGSMLAEAERFARGSRFIAADVDVERLETLRAKEHSFGFEGPVPTFVVQEAGDVADTDFEACLLRRLEPHPFVPQGDPEALGVRCREILAAQVAGLVTRLEHIRCKTAVIGVSGGLDSTLALLVTALAFDTLGLPRAGIIGVTMPGFGTTHRTHDNSVDLMRELGITAREVSIVPAVRQHFADIGQDENVHDLTYENSQARERTQLLMDIAGKEGGIVVGTGDLSELALGWCTYNGDHMSMYGVNASVPKTLVRTLVRWAADNKFDAAGDIHKTLLDIVDTPISPELLPAGKDGQIAQKTEDTVGPYELHDFFLYHFFRSGAGPDKLYFYARKAFAGVYDDATLRKWLDTFLKRFFRQQFKRSCLPDGPKVGSVSLSPRGDWRMPSDLETVWSLED; encoded by the coding sequence ATGAAGCGTCTTGGACTGATCCGTGTGGCGGCGGCGATGCCGCGCGTCCACGTGGCCGATCCCGCGGCCAACGCCAAGGAGATCCTCGGCCTGTGTAAGCAACTTGCCGCACAGCGGCCTTCCGTCATCGTATTCCCCGAGCTCAGCATCACGGGCTACACCTGCGCCGACCTGTTCGGGCAGAACCGCCTGCTGGACGACGCAGAACGCGCTGTCGCAGAGGTCGTTGCCAAATCCGCAAAGACGGATGCGATGATCGTGTTCGGCGCTCCCCTGCGCCACGCCGGCCGGCTGTTCAACTGCGCCGTCGCGGCCCGCGGGGGCCGCATCCTCGGCATCGTTCCCAAGACCTACCTTGCCGGCAACGGCGAGTTCTACGAGCCGCGCTGGTTCGCCTCCGCCAAGGTGCTGCCGCTGTCGGGCGTGCGCGTGCGCTATGCCGGCCAGGACGACATCCTGCTCGGCACGCGCCAGCTCTTCCGCGTCGGCGGCGCGCTGGCCGGCATCGAGATCTGCCAGGACCTCTGGGTCCCCGTGCCGCCCTGTTCGCAGGCGGCCCTCGCGGGCGCGCAGCTGCTCCTCAACCTCTCCGCCAGCAACGACTATCTCTTCAAGCACGAATACCGCAAGAGCCTCGTGAGCGCCACCGCCTCGCGGCTCTATGCCGCCTACGTCTACTGCTCCTGCGCCGAGGGCGAATCCACCCAGGACCTCGTCTGGTCCGGCGCCTCGCTGATCTGCGAGAACGGCTCGATGCTCGCCGAAGCCGAACGTTTCGCGCGCGGCAGCCGCTTCATCGCCGCCGACGTCGACGTCGAGCGCCTGGAGACGCTGCGCGCCAAGGAGCATTCCTTCGGCTTCGAGGGCCCCGTCCCGACCTTCGTGGTCCAAGAGGCGGGCGACGTCGCCGACACCGATTTCGAGGCCTGCCTGCTTCGCCGGCTGGAGCCGCATCCGTTCGTCCCGCAGGGCGACCCGGAGGCGCTCGGCGTGCGCTGCCGCGAGATCCTTGCCGCGCAGGTCGCGGGCCTGGTCACGCGCCTGGAGCACATCCGCTGCAAGACCGCCGTCATCGGCGTGTCCGGCGGCCTGGATTCCACCCTCGCGCTGCTCGTGACCGCGCTGGCCTTCGACACGCTCGGTCTCCCGCGCGCGGGCATCATCGGCGTGACGATGCCCGGCTTCGGCACGACCCACCGCACCCACGACAACTCCGTGGACCTGATGCGCGAGCTCGGGATCACCGCCCGCGAAGTCTCCATCGTCCCCGCCGTCCGGCAGCATTTCGCCGACATCGGGCAGGACGAGAATGTCCACGACCTCACCTACGAGAACAGCCAGGCGCGCGAGCGCACGCAGCTGCTGATGGACATCGCCGGCAAGGAAGGCGGCATCGTCGTCGGCACGGGCGACCTCTCCGAGCTCGCCCTCGGCTGGTGCACCTACAACGGCGACCACATGTCGATGTACGGCGTCAACGCCAGCGTGCCCAAGACGCTGGTACGCACCCTGGTGCGCTGGGCGGCCGACAACAAGTTCGACGCCGCCGGCGACATCCACAAGACCCTGCTGGACATCGTGGACACGCCCATCAGCCCCGAGCTGCTGCCCGCCGGCAAGGACGGCCAGATCGCCCAGAAGACCGAAGACACCGTCGGCCCGTACGAGCTGCACGACTTCTTCCTCTACCACTTCTTCCGCTCCGGCGCGGGTCCCGACAAGCTCTATTTCTACGCCCGCAAGGCTTTCGCGGGCGTGTATGACGACGCCACCCTCCGCAAGTGGCT